Proteins from a single region of Melanotaenia boesemani isolate fMelBoe1 chromosome 3, fMelBoe1.pri, whole genome shotgun sequence:
- the dido1 gene encoding death-inducer obliterator 1 isoform X1 — protein sequence MEGNVSPELCLAPEPEQSQDRLDSCSQGFGGDSKQKKLFQTESENVAKALLEEPDKSVNANSEVKKTWGFRRSTVAKRGMPVEAATDSTDNRCAVRRSGRQPKRTDKLEEFLLTTKRGLRKSAPPSVESGDPPSQTPTDAETASEASFDGSADSKTIEDKAESPERRTRSGAKKQAQRKTGRQTRASGRAAAKDEGSSENEEDSRDASNTDQFQQNSEEKKDDPSSEDVGSNNAGEDSEKRDAHEDEDEDKTEEETVEDSADQPAASTGRRGPIRTYVNKKRAAKKNTTPVKAPVPASKNTAPAKKDIKPKAAQPMGKMSKPQLEDDEDESSMSSSSSSSSSSVESDDGGYDPNALYCICRQKHNKRFMICCDRCEEWFHGDCVGITEARGRLMERNGEDYICPNCTAKKNQVVRPATSILPLSGEILKPKADVAPPVNASATFTTTAEKAVTSGADPGPSAGRAVAPPSMASGTEEKGAEDFGIKGRIEKAINPTGKKKIKIFQPQAVQQPLVRKTDQKAAAAVETKATAPEQKVATVVEVKTTPTVEASEDKSGQKAEDSSLPKCIGPGCDSNAQPDSVYCGPDCILRHAAAAMKSITDVKEPKQDKAKAQKNKSTAKRSGAGGKKAQRKTAEESDSEEDYSSDPDEDDEDEHAEEHPPPPATASWSSDHNYIAVTPEKTTPISPTVLNRKSSPKEEKQSEKEPTPAPEKSSASAAPSKGKKSSPTNKAAKVSPKGKKTSLQAANSKASKKPVMPPAKPSVKSKKPGPSPAPTPSPFPPGPIHVTGALRVTKTNFTIPKKQPQPKDTSSQNQSSSSSRVASSPVSSAPSSHSSSSRSSHPPASTPPISPMRPPPNNQMRQNIRRSLTDILFKRVSDSDDLKMTESEVGRLAVGIEKEMFNLCLSTDSKYKNKYRTLMFNLKDPKNKGLFYRVIGGELTPFRLVRLSAEELLSKEISEWRKPDAPEGQSPSGRAHSGQSKLGNRHDSSSHSVDMEDAPPTSDADVCISATTSASRMASATDQDESGFTASASAQSSASDGNNTVDIFSSMLKDTTAEHRTHLFDLNCKICTGQKTEDEPAAKKARLAKKPDTKTSRHESLLSRSGDVPPVSQAQGSTTYQHQDPGTYQHPAPPSFQPNVESAVPENLNKMAAPTHTPPPVTPAVSSVSITRRDPRMARHTSGVNVTQTAAEKASSSAAEVLPAPVSIPVEAAAKALLPMPPAPPTAPPTSLTLTKASKTSAPEPPPEGETAIFLHSQEKIWKGFVNMQSVAKFVTKAYLVSGSFEHLKEDLPDTIHVGGRIAPSTVWDYVGKLKTSLSKELCLIRFHPATEEEEVAYVSLYSYFSSRKKFGVVANNNRRIKDLYLIPLSSKDPLPSKLLPFDGPGLEPARPNLLLGLLICQKDRKRAGAPLESEEKRSKTQTKDVDETGLPKPSPSVRAERSLRQSLEIPFSTTPPGSPPSSSEASSNTVVSSVLSLLSSVKASAASMGTGRDSPSTSCSVAASVAAANPLQTILNTLFKKKHDSDASNSPSDQAGELSAPATMIDPIVRQYAQNPKEKSAEEDEDDRPYDPEEEYDPSRGYNVPNKPVEVVSKPVVSKHPEVAASETDDVAYDPEDDSIFEVVKTSAPSQAKPATECVNDPKKILENLKKMGDQALQKHAEQKTSSTGTSAASSVLPNTLVTQPAQSLLAGNQLLQLGKKVEELVKSTSASPLINQRRDPRQSRDPRYPTGGNKPSDEPEDKEEPPALSAEPAPPSQPEPQQPGAAELTDSSQSPEVFQPEEEVKSEALPFMQSDQEEVLIPLLGEEVEPDLEASYMDEKEEKTEEVADTEMDKYSLWPNAASILKANEDSEYEENSQDAPTSYYRESADMSTITSTIPVLTQSTMADSQSRHMPHHMSAPGFDNEYRTTADIPPQSSFPAPQTMIMRPPPMPGPPPMSGPPPMQGPPLPVHVPPPVRSLPPMQGDSSQQYGPPPSSYPPYQSQWPSTQQQAPPGPPPQNIMPPRGPLPPFPPIAQRGPLQQMFDPSIPPQHIGQGPPPGLPPPPAFDGQNNLPPRFSGPPPPFSFPAGRAPPPPFTAPPGHFDNRLPPPALFSGPRGPPPAQYGDQQYSKDSPSNAFKANLDQNPNPLQMFKDNQGPPPGPAYRAPPPIQYEDRRGSLPSGEMGGPLFTPQNQYGSSRLSSSPPHRGSYDEHRGPSAQENRSLASQPFGGSERYRFDWPSDEHRATRHGGPLLPTPTDGPLGPSNRHGASSPDLHREDLWRRHSPEMRRRSSNTHEDPDRRSGERFSRFELGPGSSQSSEERQKEPSEDRRRNREKEVPHGGRPSWDRGQSRQWSREREWDRGRERERDQERGRERDRSRGRDSEKQRETEGERHKDPDLDKRRDRERDRERDRDRVRDSDRKDYDRDRARNRDRERERERDRRRDRSRSRDRDRDRERGKDRGRDRDRDRDRDRDRDRDRDKDRDRDRERDRERDRDRDRERDREKERDRDKDRDRREKSKSREKDRKDSKYETSKDKAKTAENDKNTS from the exons ATGGAGGGGAATGTGAGCCCTGAGCTCTGTCTAGCTCCTGAGCCAGAGCAGAGCCAGGACCGTTTGGATAGCTGTTCTCAAG GCTTTGGAGGGGATAGCAAGCAGAAGAAACTGTTTCAAACAGAAAGCGAGAATGTGGCCAAAGCGTTGCTAGAGGAGCCTGATAAGTCTGTGAATGCTAACAGCGAAGTGAAGAAGACTTGGGGTTTTCGTCGCTCCACTGTTGCAAAGAGAGGGATGCCGGTGGAGGCGGCGACCGACAGCACAGATAACCGCTGTGCAGTGCGGCGTAGCGGCCGGCAGCCGAAGCGCACTGACAAACTAGAGGAATTCCTCTTGACTACCAAAAGAGGGTTAAGAAAGAGTGCTCCTCCCAGTGTGGAAAGTGGAGATCCTCCTTCTCAAACCCCAACCGATGCAGAGACAGCCTCTGAAGCCAGCTTCGATGGCAGTGCTGACTCCAAAACCATAGAGGACAAAGCAGAGTCCCCTGAACGGAGGACGAGAAGTGGCGCAAAGAAACAGGCTCAACGGAAAACTGGGAGACAGACCAGAGCCAGTGGTAGGGCGGCAGCCAAAGACGAGGGAAGCTCTGAGAATGAAGAAGACAGTAGAGATGCCAGCAACACTGATCAGTTTCAGCAAAACAGTGAGGAGAAAAAAGATGATCCCAGCTCTGAAGATGTAGGTAGCAATAATGCAGGGGAGGACTCTGAGAAGAGGGACGCTCATGAGGACGAGGATGAAGACAAAACAGAGGAGGAGACTGTTGAGGACAGCGCAGACCAGCCTGCAGCTTCAACGGGAAGACGTGGACCAATAAGAACTTACGTCAATAAAAAGAGGGCAGCTAAAAAGAACACTACACCAGTGAAAGCTCCTGTTCCTGCCAGCAAGAACACTGCTCCTGCTAAGAAGGACATCAAGCCCAAAGCTGCCCAGCCGATGGGAAAAATGAGCAAGCCTCAGCTCGAAGATGACGAAGACGAGTCCTCTATGTCTtcgtcttcatcatcatcatcatcatcagttgaATCTGATGATGGAGGCTACGACCCCAATGCACTATACTGTATCTGTCgtcagaaacacaacaaacg GTTTATGATCTGCTGTGACCGCTGTGAGGAGTGGTTTCATGGGGACTGTGTGGGAATCACGGAGGCCCGCGGGCGACTGATGGAGAGAAACGGGGAAGACTACATCTGTCCCAACTgcacagcaaagaaaaaccaGGTGGTCAGGCCTGCCACGTCCATCCTCCCTTTAAGTGGAGAGATCTTGAAGCCCAAAGCTGACGTCGCTCCTCCAGTAAATGCTTCTGCCACCTTCACTACAACTGCTGAGAAAGCCGTCACCAGTGGAGCAGACCCGGGTCCATCCGCTGGTCGGGCTGTAGCTCCGCCCTCCATGGCGAGCGGGACGGAAGAGAAAGGAGCAGAGGACTTTGGCATCAAAGGCAGGATAGAGAAGGCCATTAATCCAActggaaaaaagaagataaagatCTTTCAGCCG CAGGCAGTTCAACAGCCACTTGTGCGTAAAACGGACCAGAAAGCGGCAGCAGCTGTGGAAACGAAGGCGACAGCCCCAGAGCAGAAGGTTGCAACCGTTGTGGAGGTGAAAACCACACCAACGGTGGAAGCGTCGGAGGACAAGTCCGGGCAGAAAGCTGAGGACTCTTCACTTCCTAAATGTATCGGGCCTGGCTGCGATAGCAATGCCCAGCCAGACTCTGTGTACTGTGGACCCGACTGCATCCTGAGGCACGCCGCTGCAGCCATGAAGTCCATCACCGACGTCAAAGAGCCCAAGCAGGACAAGGCCAAGGCTCAGAAAAACAAGTCCACCGCAAAG AGGAGTGGTGCTGGTGGGAAGAAGGCACAGAGGAAGACAGCGGAGGAGTCAGACAGCGAGGAAGACTACAGCTCGGACCCCGATGAGGACGACGAAGATGAGCATGCCGAGGAGCACCCGCCCCCGCCGGCCACTGCTTCCTGGTCCAGCGACCATAATTACATTGCAGTAACACCAGAAAAGACTACACCCATATCACCAACAGTGTTAAACAGAAAGT CTTCTCCCAAAGAAGAGAAGCAGAGCGAGAAAGAGCCAACGCCAGCTCCTGAGAAGTCGTCGGCATCTGCGGCACCGAGCAAAGGGAAGAAGTCGTCCCCGACTAATAAAGCAGCAAAGGTTTCCCCCAAAGGCAAGAAGACCTCCCTTCAAGCTGCCAACTCGAAGGCATCCAAGAAGCCTGTGATGCCCCCGGCAAAACCTTCAGTAAAGTCCAAGAAGCCAGGCCCATCGCCCGCTCCTACCCCTTCTCCCTTCCCTCCGGGTCCAATTCACGTCACAGGGGCCCTGAGAGTCACCAAGACCAACTTCACCATTCCTAAAAAGCAGCCTCAGCCAAAGGATACGAGTTCCCAAAATCAGTCGTCCTCATCCTCAAGAGTCGCATCTTCTCCAGTGTCCTCAGCTCCTTCTAGCCACTCTTCATCTTCCAGATCTTCACATCCACCTGCTTCAACGCCCCCCATTTCCCCCATGCGGCCTCCACCCAATAATCAGATGAGACAGAACATCCGCCGCTCACTAACAGACATCCTTTTTAAGAG AGTGAGTGACAGCGATGATCTGAAAATGACCGAGAGTGAGGTGGGAAGACTGGCTGTTGGCATTGAGAAGGAAATGTTTAACCTCTGCCTGAGCACTGACAGCAAGTACAAGAACAAATACCGGACCCTCATGTTCAACCTGAAGGACCCTAAAAACAAA GGCTTGTTCTACAGGGTGATCGGTGGGGAGCTCACTCCCTTCAGACTGGTGAGACTAAGTGCTGAAGAGTTGCTTTCCAAAGAGATATCCGAGTGGAGGAAGCCTGATGCTCCTGAG GGTCAGTCCCCCAGTGGCAGGGCCCATTCAGGCCAGTCCAAACTGGGAAACAGGCATGACTCCAGCTCCCACAGTGTGGATATGGAGGATGCTCCACCAACATCTGATGCAGATGTATGTATTTCTGCCACCACTTCAGCTTCTCGCATGGCTTCTGCTACA GACCAAGATGAGTCTGGCTTCACTGCCTCGGCTTCAGCTCAGTCCTCTGCATCTGACGGGAATAACACGGTGGACATTTTCAGCAGCATGCTTAAAGACACCACTGCTGAACACAGGACTCATCTGTTTGACCTCAACTGTAAAATATGcacag gacagaaaacagaagatGAGCCTGCAGCCAAAAAAGCCAGACTCGCCAAGAAACCTGATACAAAGACCTCGAGACATGAGTCACTTCTGTCCAGGTCCGGAGACGTCCCTCCTGTCAGCCAAGCGCAGGGCTCCACAACCTACCAACACCAGGATCCTGGAACATACCAGCATCCAGCCCCTCCATCCTTCCAGCCCAATGTGGAGTCAGCTGTTCCAGAGAACCTCAACAAGATGGCGGCTCCAACTCACACCCCTCCACCCGTCACCCCCGCTGTCTCCTCTGTCAGCATCACCCGCAGAGACCCTCGCATGGCCAGGCACACCTCCGGGGTGAATGTCACTCAAACGGCTGCAGAGAAAGCCAGCAGCAGTGCAGCAGAAGTGCTCCCAGCACCTGTCAGCATCCCAGTGGAGGCTGCAGCTAAAGCCCTTCTACCGATGCCCCCAGCTCCACCCACAGCTCCGCCCACATCACTGACTCTCACCAAAGCTTCAAAAACAAG TGCACCTGAGCCGCCTCCCGAGGGAGAAACAGCCATCTTCCTCCATAGTCAAGAGAAGATATGGAAAGGATTTGTCAACATGCAGTCAGTTGCTAAGTTTGTGACCAAAGCTTACCTGGTATCAGGATCCTTTGAGCACCTGAAAGAG GATTTACCGGACACCATTCATGTGGGAGGCAGGATCGCTCCCAGCACTGTGTGGGACTACGTTGGGAAGCTGAAAACTTCACTTTCCAAG gagCTGTGTTTGATCCGTTTCCACCCAgcaacagaagaagaggaggtaGCATATGTCTCCCTCTACTCTTacttcagcagcagaaaaaaatttgGCGTGGTTGCCAACAACAACCGCCGCATCAAAGACCTCTATCTCATCCCACTCAGCTCAAAGGACCCGTTACCCTCCAAACTGTTACCCTTTGATGGGCCAG GGCTTGAACCAGCGCGTCCCAACCTCCTCCTGGGTCTGCTGATCTGCCAGAAGGACCGAAAACGTGCAGGTGCTCCGTTGGAAAGCGAGGAGAAGCGCTCAAAGACTCAAACCAAAGACGTAGATGAAACTGGACTTCCAAAACCATCTCCCTCTGTCAGAGCAGAAAGGAGCTTAAGACAGAGTCTTGAAATCCCCTTCAGCACGACTCCGCCAGGGTCACCTCCATCTAGCTCTGAGGCCTCCAGCAACACCGTAGTGTCCTCAGTTCTTTCCCTCCTGTCGTCGGTTAAAGCTTCAGCCGCATCCATGGGCACCGGCAGGGATTCTCCATCCACATCCTGCTCCGTTGCTGCCTCCGTAGCAGCTGCCAATCCTCTTCAAACAATCCTTAACACGCTTTTCAAAAAGAAACACGACTCGGACGCTTCCAATTCTCCATCTGATCAAGCTGGGGAGCTGAGCGCCCCTGCCACAATGATAGACCCCATTGTGCGGCAGTATGCGCAGAATCCTAAGGAGAAATCagctgaggaagatgaagatgacaGGCCATATGACCCAGAAGAGGAATATGATCCCAGCAGAGGCTATAACGTGCCCAATAAGCCAGTTGAGGTTGTGAGCAAACCTGTGGTCTCAAAGCACCCCGAGGTGGCAGCAAGTGAAACCGATGACGTGGCATATGACCCCGAGGATGACTCTATTTTTGAAGTGGTCAAAACTTCAGCACCTAGTCAAGCTAAGCCGGCAACAGAATGTGTAAATGACCCAAAAAAGATCCTGGAGAACCTTAAAAAGATGGGAGATCAGGCTTTGCAGAAACATGCAGAACAGAAAACGTCATCCACCGGGACGTCTGCTGCCTCATCGGTGCTGCCAAACACACTCGTAACCCAACCCGCCCAATCCCTTTTGGCTGGAAATCAGCTGCTTCAGCTTGGAAAAAAGGTTGAAGAACTAGTGAAGTCTACATCAGCTTCTCCCTTGATCAACCAGAGGAGAGACCCCAGACAGAGCAGGGATCCTCGCTATCCTACGGGTGGAAATAAACCCTCAGATGAACCAGAGGACAAAGAGGAGCCTCCTGCTTTGTCCGCTGAACCTGCTCCTCCCTCACAGCCTGAACCACAGCAACCCGGTGCAGCTGAACTTACAGATTCCTCGCAAAGCCCAGAGGTATTTCAGCCTGAAGAGGAGGTGAAAAGTGAGGCTCTACCCTTCATGCAGTCGGACCAGGAAGAGGTGTTGATTCCTTTACtaggagaggaggtggaaccTGATTTGGAGGCCAGCTACatggatgaaaaagaagagaaaaccgAGGAAGTGGCTGATACAGAGATGGACAAATACAGTCTTTGGCCAAATGCTGCAAGTATTTTAAAAGCTAATGAGGACTCGGAGTATGAGGAAAATAGCCAAGATGCACCCACTTCTTATTACAGAGAGTCTGCAGACATGTCCACCATAACTTCCACCATCCCAGTTCTCACTCAGAGCACTATGGCTGACTCCCAGTCCCGTCACATGCCGCATCACATGTCTGCGCCAGGCTTCGATAACGAGTACAGAACCACAGCTGACATTCCCCCACAGTCCAGCTTCCCCGCTCCCCAGACCATGATAATGAGGCCTCCACCCATGCCAGGTCCTCCTCCCATGTCAGGCCCTCCTCCGATGCAGGGGCCCCCTCTACCAGTCCACGTTCCTCCACCTGTACGCAGTCTTCCTCCAATGCAAGGTGACAGCAGTCAGCAATACGGCCCACCTCCGTCCTCGTACCCCCCCTACCAAAGCCAGTGGCCAAGCACCCAGCAGCAGGCACCTCCTGGACCACCTCCACAGAATATCATGCCACCCAGGGGACCACTCCCTCCATTCCCTCCAATTGCTCAGAGAGGCCCCCTGCAACAAATGTTTGATCCCTCCATCCCCCCTCAGCATATTGGACAAGGCCCCCCTCCAGGCTTGCCCCCACCTCCTGCATTTGATGGACAGAACAACTTACCTCCAAGATTCTCTGGTCCTCCACCTCCATTTAGTTTCCCTGCAGGCAGAGCCCCCCCTCCACCTTTCACAGCACCACCTGGTCACTTTGATAACAGACTTCCTCCTCCAGCCCTCTTTTCAGGGCCCAGGGGTCCCCCACCAGCTCAGTATGGTGACCAGCAGTATAGCAAAGATTCTCCCAGTAACGCGTTCAAAGCAAACCTGGACCAGAATCCAAACCCACTCCAAATGTTTAAGGACAATCAGGGTCCCCCTCCGGGCCCAGCATACCGGGCCCCTCCTCCCATCCAGTATGAGGACAGACGAGGTTCACTTCCCAGTGGGGAGATGGGTGGACCGCTCTTCACGCCACAAAACCAATATGGGAGCTCCAGGTTGTCATCTTCACCACCACACCGAGGGTCTTACGATGAGCACCGGGGCCCCTCGGCTCAAGAAAATAGATCCCTCGCTTCTCAGCCGTTCGGCGGATCAGAGCGGTACCGCTTTGACTGGCCGTCAGATGAGCACAGAGCCACTCGCCACGGTGGGCCTCTGCTGCCGACCCCTACAGACGGACCCCTCGGTCCTTCCAATCGCCATGGCGCCAGCAGCCCAGACCTACACAGAGAGGACCTATGGCGCCGCCATTCTCCTGAAATGAGGAGGAGAAGCAGCAACACCCACGAGGACCCAGACCGTCGCAGTGGAGAGCGTTTTAGTCGCTTTGAACTCGGTCCCGGCTCCTCGCAGTCCTCCGAGGAGAGGCAGAAAGAGCCGTCTGAGGACCGGCGAAGGAATAGGGAGAAGGAAGTCCCTCATGGTGGCAGGCCATCATGGGACAGGGGGCAGAGTAGGCAGTGGAGCCGAGAGCGAGAGTGGGACAGAGGAAGAGAACGGGAGCGGGACCAGGAGCGAGGACGGGAAAGAGACCGAAGCAGAGGGAGGGACAGCGAGAAGCAAAGAGAGACTGAAGGAGAGCGGCACAAGGATCCAGACTTGGACaagaggagagacagagagagagacagggaaAGGGACAGAGACCGAGTGAGGGATTCTGACCGGAAGGACTACGACCGGGACAGGGCGAGAAACCGGGACAGAGAACGAGAACGTGAGCGAGACCGAAGACGTGACAGATCCAGAAGCAGGGACCGAGACCGGGACAGGGAACGTGGGAAAGACCGGGGCAGGGACAGAGACAGGGACCGGGACAGAGACAGGGATAGGGACAGGGACCGGGACAAAGACAGAGACAGGGACCGGGAAAGAGATAGGGAGAGGGATAGGGACAGAGATAGGGAGAGGGACAGGGAGAAGGAGAGAGACCGTGACAAAGACAGAGATCGAAGGGAAAAGAGCAAAAgcagagaaaaggacagaaaggACAGTAAATACGAGACAAGCAAGGACAAAgctaaaacagcagaaaatgacAAGAACACGTCCTAG